In one Granulicella cerasi genomic region, the following are encoded:
- a CDS encoding CPBP family intramembrane glutamic endopeptidase — MTPNAPKPSQTRTLEFALFLIGLLWIFAANGIAERAAAGLTAHLSLSIFERLLRACFELLLLAFGFWLIESIVTKNGSLRGSNSLPARATAGKEFRMGLALGWGMVVVTALALMALGQLHPQFSLGGRAWGIAILSILAIAAGSLATEVALRGFLFRTLSRALGSASATLVLAVLIVLSSVFRDNASAWSMWGTFVFAILYSIAYLRTRALWLGWGLHFGWSVFAAVLFGFPIGGDANYSSLISSNVSGPEWWTGGAYGPEGSVLAVIVALLAMIVLYRMTRDLAWEYTFEAPEAAGYEMEAPPPAAHTAMERSFAPPPAPKPLVQILTATPQASSTVEAIDKHLRGEGEES, encoded by the coding sequence TTGACGCCTAACGCCCCCAAGCCATCACAGACGCGCACCCTGGAGTTCGCCCTCTTCCTCATCGGGCTGCTCTGGATCTTCGCCGCAAATGGCATCGCTGAGCGCGCCGCCGCCGGCCTCACCGCGCACCTTTCCCTCAGCATCTTTGAGCGCCTGCTCCGCGCTTGCTTTGAGCTTCTGCTGCTCGCTTTTGGCTTCTGGCTGATCGAGAGCATTGTCACGAAGAACGGCAGTCTCCGCGGCAGCAACAGCCTGCCCGCCCGTGCTACCGCCGGCAAAGAGTTCCGCATGGGGCTTGCGCTGGGTTGGGGCATGGTCGTCGTCACGGCGCTTGCGCTGATGGCACTCGGCCAACTGCATCCGCAGTTCTCGCTCGGCGGTCGCGCGTGGGGAATCGCGATTCTTTCGATCCTCGCCATAGCTGCGGGCTCGCTCGCCACCGAGGTCGCCCTGCGTGGATTCCTCTTCCGCACACTGAGCCGCGCCCTCGGTTCTGCGAGCGCTACGCTCGTGCTTGCGGTCCTGATCGTGCTGTCGTCGGTCTTCCGCGACAATGCCAGCGCCTGGAGCATGTGGGGAACCTTCGTCTTCGCGATCCTCTATTCGATCGCGTACCTCCGCACCCGCGCCCTTTGGCTCGGCTGGGGGCTGCACTTCGGCTGGTCAGTTTTCGCGGCCGTGCTCTTTGGTTTCCCAATCGGCGGTGATGCGAACTACTCAAGCCTCATCTCCTCGAACGTCTCTGGACCGGAGTGGTGGACCGGCGGCGCGTATGGCCCCGAAGGCTCCGTACTGGCAGTGATCGTTGCGCTGCTCGCGATGATCGTGCTCTACCGCATGACCCGCGATCTGGCCTGGGAGTACACCTTCGAGGCCCCGGAAGCGGCTGGCTACGAGATGGAAGCGCCGCCGCCGGCTGCGCACACCGCTATGGAGCGGAGTTTCGCTCCGCCGCCTGCGCCCAAGCCGCTGGTGCAGATCCTCACGGCCACACCGCAGGCTTCCTCCACGGTGGAGGCCATCGACAAACACCTCCGCGGTGAAGGTGAAGAGAGTTGA
- a CDS encoding NHL repeat-containing protein: protein MKLSKVTFLALSGALLPAILGGCADDGTITTKTTTPLLGAQISGKVMAGSTPVAGAHVYLFAAGTGGYGTTSTSLLSTGQSGVTADSNANGYVTAGSDGSYALAGDYNCPTATSQIYLVATGGNPGQATGTNNTGITFVAGLGSCAPLSNNTVRATAVINEMTTVATAYALAQFTTNAQQIASGTVTTGITNAFNLIPVLVTLSTGASNASTGSSIGAIPQTAMASLANLLNTCASTSGATSTACAALFAAATPAGVTAPSNTFQAALNLAHYPGNQVAALYTLSKNASAYTSALAAQPNDWTLSIAYTTTTVPGISTPQQVAIDASGNAWIVNYNSNALVEISPIGSPVSPLTGPGGYSGPVNNATRLAIDLSGNVWTIDGQSDISEFSSTGSVVQTQVVQNIPSPSSIAVDPSNNIWIANKYTANNLFELSNAAKVISPATGYATSCLQYTNAVAIDTSSNVWMGGQNSTCLAEFDKSGNVLSGTAGFNGGGMAYNTYGGIAFDHSGNVWVPSTNGALSVNKAGVISEFTSTGTAITSSAGYTSGGIFNPTGLAIDGIGNVWVTNGDSTSPPTTTKARLSVISSVGAGVSPTTGYMQGTLGALPYAPAIDPSGNVWIPESTTSTVYQVIGAAAPVVTPLAAAVKNNQLGVRP, encoded by the coding sequence ATGAAACTCTCGAAAGTCACTTTTCTTGCGCTTTCCGGTGCGCTTTTGCCCGCCATCTTAGGCGGATGTGCCGACGACGGCACGATTACGACCAAGACAACGACCCCATTGCTCGGCGCGCAGATCTCCGGCAAAGTGATGGCTGGCTCCACGCCCGTTGCTGGAGCGCATGTGTATCTCTTCGCGGCAGGAACCGGTGGCTACGGCACGACGTCCACGAGCCTGCTCAGCACGGGCCAGAGCGGCGTCACAGCTGACTCCAACGCGAACGGCTACGTGACGGCCGGCAGCGATGGCTCGTACGCGCTTGCTGGCGACTACAACTGCCCCACCGCGACCTCACAGATCTACCTCGTCGCGACCGGCGGCAATCCCGGCCAGGCGACGGGGACGAACAACACGGGCATCACCTTCGTGGCTGGCCTCGGTTCCTGCGCTCCGCTGAGCAACAATACGGTCCGCGCGACCGCCGTGATCAACGAGATGACGACCGTTGCCACGGCCTATGCCCTTGCTCAGTTCACCACAAACGCGCAGCAGATCGCATCCGGCACCGTGACGACCGGCATCACGAATGCGTTCAACCTGATCCCTGTCCTCGTAACGCTCTCAACCGGCGCGTCCAATGCTTCCACCGGCTCCAGCATTGGTGCGATCCCGCAAACCGCGATGGCGAGCCTGGCAAATCTACTGAACACCTGTGCAAGCACCTCAGGAGCGACGAGTACCGCGTGTGCGGCTCTTTTTGCCGCGGCGACTCCCGCAGGTGTGACCGCGCCGTCGAACACCTTTCAGGCGGCGCTGAATCTCGCACACTACCCCGGCAACCAAGTGGCCGCGCTCTACACCTTGAGCAAGAACGCCAGCGCGTACACGAGCGCATTGGCCGCGCAGCCGAACGACTGGACGCTTTCGATCGCATACACGACGACGACCGTGCCGGGCATTTCGACACCACAGCAGGTGGCTATCGACGCCTCCGGTAACGCCTGGATCGTGAACTACAACAGCAACGCCCTCGTGGAGATCAGCCCAATTGGTTCGCCGGTTTCCCCTCTCACCGGCCCCGGTGGATACTCCGGGCCGGTGAATAATGCGACGCGCCTTGCGATTGATCTCTCCGGCAACGTGTGGACGATCGATGGGCAATCGGACATCTCCGAATTCAGCAGCACGGGCAGTGTCGTGCAGACGCAGGTCGTGCAGAACATTCCTTCGCCCAGCTCCATCGCCGTCGACCCGAGCAACAATATCTGGATCGCGAACAAGTACACAGCCAACAACCTCTTTGAGTTGAGCAACGCCGCGAAGGTCATCTCGCCCGCGACCGGATACGCGACCTCGTGCCTGCAGTACACGAACGCGGTGGCGATCGACACCAGCAGCAATGTCTGGATGGGCGGACAGAACTCGACCTGCCTCGCAGAGTTCGACAAGAGTGGTAACGTGCTCTCGGGAACGGCGGGTTTCAACGGTGGCGGCATGGCGTACAACACCTACGGCGGCATCGCGTTCGACCACTCTGGCAATGTCTGGGTGCCGAGCACGAACGGCGCGCTCTCGGTGAATAAGGCTGGTGTGATCAGCGAATTCACAAGCACCGGTACGGCGATCACGAGCTCAGCGGGCTACACGAGCGGCGGCATTTTCAACCCGACGGGTCTCGCGATCGATGGCATCGGCAACGTTTGGGTGACGAATGGCGACTCGACCTCGCCGCCGACAACGACCAAGGCTCGCCTCTCCGTAATTTCCAGTGTCGGCGCAGGGGTTTCGCCGACGACCGGCTACATGCAAGGCACGCTCGGCGCGCTTCCCTACGCTCCGGCGATCGATCCGTCGGGCAATGTGTGGATTCCTGAGAGCACGACCAGCACGGTGTATCAGGTGATCGGCGCAGCTGCTCCGGTGGTCACACCGCTCGCAGCTGCCGTGAAGAACAACCAACTCGGCGTTCGCCCGTAG
- a CDS encoding septal ring lytic transglycosylase RlpA family protein: MSTTIQSELQARSVANPLAMIDLANSGKDNIAMSEQRRNRTRTLISRTQALAGAAVSSARNRSQQARATMLVMALGVSASVSAAPTTSHVLAASAAKPEAQSKPAKRHWFEVGKATWYGEEFDGRKTANGETFDSTEFTAAHRTLPLGSLIRVTNLRNKRSMVVRVTDRGPWVNNAMLDLSHAAAQKLGFNGTAKVKIEPVDKYGRILQEVAQLTPEKSGRIDE, translated from the coding sequence TTGTCTACCACAATCCAGAGTGAATTGCAAGCCCGAAGTGTCGCTAACCCGTTGGCAATGATTGACTTAGCGAATTCAGGCAAGGACAATATAGCTATGAGCGAACAAAGACGGAATCGAACCCGGACGCTGATCTCACGCACGCAGGCTTTGGCCGGCGCGGCTGTGAGCTCGGCACGGAATCGAAGCCAGCAGGCTCGCGCGACCATGCTCGTCATGGCGCTCGGCGTGTCGGCATCGGTCTCGGCAGCTCCGACGACCTCGCATGTCTTGGCGGCTTCTGCGGCGAAACCCGAAGCGCAGTCCAAGCCGGCGAAGCGTCATTGGTTCGAAGTTGGAAAAGCTACCTGGTACGGCGAGGAATTTGACGGCCGTAAAACGGCAAACGGTGAGACCTTCGATTCGACGGAATTCACCGCTGCTCACCGGACGCTTCCCTTGGGAAGTCTGATCCGGGTAACCAACCTGAGGAACAAGCGTTCCATGGTCGTCCGTGTGACGGACCGTGGACCGTGGGTGAACAATGCCATGCTCGACCTCTCGCACGCCGCCGCCCAGAAGCTGGGCTTCAACGGAACCGCGAAGGTCAAGATCGAACCGGTCGATAAGTACGGTCGCATCTTGCAGGAAGTCGCCCAGTTGACTCCGGAAAAATCCGGCAGGATTGACGAGTAA
- a CDS encoding DoxX family membrane protein has product MDTAPTTTEHRLSYALLRSFLGLDFFGHGYARIFTGTYLSGFATGMQKGMASAPLDPTLVLYLGYVIPCVELLLGLLLLVGLFTRWTLYAAFGLMFVLMFGVTMKQDWTAAGQQLFYGFLLAVLIFGRERFDRTWWGIRRA; this is encoded by the coding sequence ATGGACACAGCACCCACGACGACAGAACACCGACTCAGCTATGCGCTGCTGCGCAGCTTCCTCGGACTGGATTTCTTCGGCCACGGCTACGCACGCATCTTCACCGGGACGTATCTCTCCGGCTTTGCCACGGGGATGCAGAAGGGAATGGCCAGCGCGCCGCTTGACCCTACACTGGTGCTGTATCTCGGGTATGTCATCCCTTGTGTCGAGCTCCTGCTCGGCCTGTTGCTGCTCGTCGGGCTTTTCACGCGCTGGACGCTCTACGCGGCCTTCGGCTTGATGTTCGTCCTTATGTTCGGCGTCACCATGAAGCAGGACTGGACCGCAGCAGGGCAGCAGCTCTTCTATGGCTTTCTGCTGGCTGTGTTGATCTTCGGCCGCGAGCGTTTTGACCGCACCTGGTGGGGCATTCGCCGCGCCTGA
- the thiD gene encoding bifunctional hydroxymethylpyrimidine kinase/phosphomethylpyrimidine kinase translates to MPSLRPAKPPVALTVAGFDPSSGAGITADLAAFAAHGLFGTSAITVLTVQSTLGVAATEALRPTLLEQTLAHLAKDILPQGIKIGALGTPDLAEKLFFFLGEHPGIPVVFDPVFVSSSGKALFPVEAMEPLHEGLMRRVSWITPNWRELALLSEEVVRSLDDAGSAAEKLSSRHPHLNIVATGGDQEAPVDFVRFADGRVEVFEGQHIVSNNTHGTGCAFSSALLSRLVLGYEPAESVKLAKEYVAEAIRRAPGIGNGKGPLNLMWPLRRT, encoded by the coding sequence ATGCCGTCCCTTCGACCTGCCAAACCGCCAGTTGCACTCACGGTGGCGGGCTTCGACCCGTCGTCGGGCGCAGGGATCACCGCGGATTTAGCGGCTTTTGCCGCCCATGGACTCTTTGGGACGTCGGCGATTACCGTTTTGACGGTACAGTCGACGCTTGGCGTTGCGGCGACCGAAGCTCTCCGTCCGACGCTTCTGGAGCAAACGCTCGCCCATCTGGCAAAAGATATTTTGCCCCAGGGAATCAAGATCGGGGCTCTCGGAACCCCGGACCTCGCCGAAAAACTATTTTTCTTCCTCGGCGAACATCCTGGGATTCCGGTCGTTTTCGACCCTGTTTTCGTCTCCAGCTCAGGAAAAGCTCTCTTTCCGGTAGAGGCGATGGAGCCGCTTCACGAAGGGCTGATGAGACGAGTGAGCTGGATCACGCCCAACTGGAGGGAGCTGGCACTGCTTTCCGAAGAGGTCGTTCGATCGCTGGACGATGCGGGGTCAGCAGCCGAGAAGCTCTCGTCTCGCCATCCGCATTTGAATATCGTGGCTACCGGCGGTGACCAGGAGGCTCCGGTTGATTTCGTCAGATTTGCCGACGGCCGAGTCGAAGTTTTCGAAGGGCAGCACATCGTTTCCAATAATACCCACGGAACGGGCTGCGCCTTTTCTTCGGCGCTGCTTTCCCGGCTCGTGCTCGGTTACGAGCCTGCCGAGTCCGTAAAGCTTGCCAAAGAATATGTGGCGGAGGCGATTCGAAGGGCTCCGGGAATTGGGAACGGGAAGGGGCCGCTCAATTTGATGTGGCCTCTGCGTCGGACATAG
- a CDS encoding dimethylarginine dimethylaminohydrolase family protein, translated as MSTSITVTPVADSFLASPQLKRPTFLMCPPEFYNLEYAINPWMAGNVHNTNRDLAFAQWKGIHNVLRGVADVRLLHPEAGCPDMVFLGHGALVHHGIAAVSSFSPAQRQAESKYLRQWLIGQGFLLWDTPQQTAFEGEGDVTFNAEGTELWAAHGVRTCRGAHHHVADAWNVPVHSLHLVDPRFYHLDTCFTPLTDGYVLYYPGAFDSASRAEIEQQFPAEKRIAVSEADATRMACCALNIGRSIFTGEVSKDLAKRLFDAGFDVVQLELSEFIKGGGGAKSLALRLSDLPFTHGKLS; from the coding sequence ATGTCGACTAGCATTACCGTTACACCCGTTGCAGATTCGTTCCTCGCCTCCCCGCAGCTCAAGCGCCCGACGTTCCTCATGTGTCCGCCGGAGTTCTACAACCTCGAGTACGCCATCAACCCCTGGATGGCAGGCAACGTTCACAACACCAACCGCGATCTCGCCTTTGCCCAATGGAAGGGTATTCATAACGTCCTGCGTGGCGTGGCTGACGTGCGCCTACTGCATCCCGAAGCAGGCTGCCCGGACATGGTCTTCCTCGGCCACGGCGCGCTCGTGCACCACGGAATCGCTGCGGTCTCCAGCTTCAGCCCCGCGCAGCGTCAGGCGGAGTCGAAGTACCTCCGCCAGTGGCTCATCGGTCAGGGCTTCCTGCTCTGGGACACGCCGCAGCAGACCGCCTTCGAGGGAGAAGGTGACGTCACCTTCAACGCCGAGGGCACCGAACTGTGGGCCGCTCACGGCGTTCGTACCTGCCGCGGAGCGCATCACCATGTGGCTGACGCCTGGAACGTCCCGGTGCACTCACTGCACCTCGTCGACCCTCGCTTCTATCACTTGGACACCTGCTTCACGCCGCTGACCGATGGCTACGTGCTCTACTACCCGGGCGCCTTCGACTCAGCCTCGCGAGCCGAGATCGAGCAACAGTTTCCGGCGGAGAAGCGCATCGCCGTCAGCGAAGCAGATGCCACGCGTATGGCCTGCTGTGCTCTGAACATCGGGCGCAGTATCTTTACCGGCGAAGTCTCCAAGGACCTGGCCAAGCGCCTCTTCGATGCAGGCTTCGACGTCGTGCAGCTTGAGCTCTCGGAGTTCATCAAGGGCGGCGGTGGCGCCAAGTCGCTCGCGCTTCGCTTGAGCGATCTCCCGTTCACGCACGGCAAGCTCAGCTAA
- a CDS encoding acetyl-CoA carboxylase carboxyltransferase subunit alpha, with amino-acid sequence MAAEMDSRTQAPTAADATPEAWKRTEVARHPQRPYPMDYIEALFTDFSEIHGDRQFADDAAMSAGMARFGGTPVMVIGNLKGRTLKERVERKFGSPDPEGYRKALRCMKIAEKFGHPIFTFIDLAGANPGLGAEERGQGEAIARNLLEMSRLRVPTIATITGEGGSGGALALAVTDRVLMLENAIYSVISPEGCASIMWKDAAKRQKAAEALRYTAIDVKRLGCVDDVIPEPEGGAHTDPAAMMQIMNEHLTRQFAELQAKSLDQLLAERYEKFRNLAQFYTVA; translated from the coding sequence ATGGCTGCAGAAATGGATTCACGCACGCAGGCCCCCACCGCTGCCGACGCAACACCCGAGGCATGGAAGCGCACGGAAGTCGCACGACATCCGCAGCGCCCTTATCCGATGGACTACATCGAAGCGCTCTTTACGGATTTCAGCGAGATTCACGGCGACCGCCAGTTTGCGGACGACGCCGCAATGTCCGCTGGCATGGCGCGCTTTGGCGGCACGCCGGTCATGGTCATCGGCAACCTGAAGGGCCGCACCCTGAAGGAGCGCGTCGAGCGGAAGTTCGGCTCACCCGACCCCGAAGGCTACCGCAAGGCTCTTCGCTGTATGAAGATCGCCGAGAAGTTCGGCCACCCTATCTTCACCTTCATCGACCTCGCCGGCGCGAACCCCGGCCTGGGTGCGGAGGAGCGTGGACAAGGTGAGGCGATCGCGCGCAACCTGCTCGAGATGTCGCGCCTCCGCGTGCCGACCATCGCGACGATCACCGGCGAAGGCGGCTCTGGCGGCGCTCTTGCGCTGGCCGTCACCGACCGCGTGCTGATGCTCGAAAACGCGATCTACTCGGTGATTTCGCCGGAAGGCTGCGCGTCGATCATGTGGAAGGACGCGGCCAAGCGCCAGAAGGCGGCGGAAGCGCTGCGTTACACCGCCATCGACGTCAAGCGTCTTGGCTGTGTGGACGACGTGATCCCCGAGCCGGAAGGCGGCGCGCATACCGACCCTGCCGCGATGATGCAGATCATGAACGAGCACCTGACACGCCAGTTCGCGGAGTTGCAGGCCAAGTCGCTCGACCAGCTTCTCGCCGAGCGTTATGAGAAGTTCCGCAACCTGGCACAGTTCTACACCGTCGCCTAG
- a CDS encoding DUF1800 domain-containing protein, with protein MSMNQVSAARRASLAVLLVSASLGCIAQMQQQPATVTQDATSGQPISVAPDASSAAIASELVTLPAGADKLTGDARILMILNRFTYGPRPGDIERVREIGIQEWFHRQLNPELIDDRALQERLNEYPAMRLPLERLFAEFPSNEMVRTAIRSDGKRDGNVGDASGRALFRARREVLEEKYDVKRSGNQQTRAGAPGADAAPPVPIERLLAMPPQERFKALCKLTVPEMDAVRRNLNDEQRQQLVERLSPSQIETLEAYDNPREFVASEVVETKILRDVYSERQLQEVMTDFWLNHFNVYMKKADSSAYYISSYQSNSIRPYALGNFTNLVLAVAQSPAMLEYLDQYESVGPHSDSSRVDRIRNNRAQGLNENYAREVMELHTIGVNGGYTQKDVTELAKVLTGWTIDRGFLRGDPTRPVFDESKHEPGKKVVLGETVQDGGVQEGVQVLKRLAASPQCAHFISNKIAVRFAGDNPPQAMVSRMSATFLETHGDIRRVLIAMINSPEFFQSSSYRSKVKTPQDFVISAVRATDADVQNPASLATAIANLGQPIFGHQTPDGYSMSSDAWNSTTALVSRMNFSVALASNRVQGVTLELSQILGPDYLNLSGKQKQDLIEARLLHTEVSPKTEALISREVNASADDQRAQLRQVAPIRAQIRFGKGKNAMRGAVGNFRNGGMLSDGSLDLPAALATGLVLGSPEFQRR; from the coding sequence ATGTCGATGAATCAGGTCTCTGCGGCCCGGCGCGCGTCACTTGCCGTGCTGTTGGTCAGCGCTTCTCTAGGCTGCATCGCCCAGATGCAGCAGCAGCCAGCTACCGTCACTCAGGATGCCACATCAGGGCAACCCATCTCCGTCGCCCCCGACGCCAGTTCGGCGGCTATAGCGTCCGAGCTGGTAACGCTCCCCGCCGGCGCCGACAAACTTACGGGTGACGCCCGCATCCTGATGATTCTGAACCGTTTCACCTACGGGCCCCGGCCAGGAGATATCGAGCGCGTTCGCGAGATCGGGATTCAGGAGTGGTTTCATCGGCAGCTGAATCCTGAGCTCATCGACGATCGCGCCTTGCAGGAACGCCTGAACGAATACCCGGCCATGAGGCTCCCTCTGGAGCGACTCTTCGCCGAGTTCCCCTCCAACGAAATGGTTCGGACCGCCATTCGGAGCGATGGAAAGCGAGACGGTAACGTCGGCGATGCCTCTGGACGAGCGCTCTTTCGCGCCCGACGCGAGGTACTGGAGGAAAAGTACGACGTGAAGAGGTCCGGAAATCAGCAGACGCGAGCAGGTGCGCCGGGTGCAGATGCCGCTCCTCCTGTACCGATTGAGCGCCTGCTCGCCATGCCCCCTCAGGAGCGCTTTAAGGCTCTCTGCAAGCTGACCGTGCCCGAGATGGATGCCGTACGGCGGAACCTGAATGACGAACAGCGACAGCAGCTCGTCGAGCGCCTCTCTCCATCACAAATCGAAACGCTCGAGGCCTATGACAACCCTCGCGAATTCGTCGCCTCAGAGGTGGTGGAGACGAAGATCCTGCGCGACGTCTATTCAGAGCGTCAGCTGCAAGAGGTGATGACAGATTTCTGGTTGAACCACTTCAATGTTTACATGAAGAAAGCTGATTCATCTGCCTATTACATCAGCAGTTATCAGAGCAACTCGATTCGCCCCTACGCGCTGGGAAACTTCACCAATCTCGTGCTGGCAGTCGCTCAAAGCCCAGCGATGCTGGAGTATCTTGACCAGTACGAATCCGTGGGGCCGCACTCAGATTCCTCCCGCGTAGACAGGATTCGAAACAATCGCGCTCAGGGGCTGAATGAGAATTACGCCCGTGAAGTGATGGAGCTGCACACCATTGGGGTCAACGGCGGATACACACAGAAGGATGTCACCGAGCTTGCCAAAGTGCTGACTGGATGGACGATCGACCGCGGATTCTTACGCGGCGATCCCACGCGCCCCGTATTCGACGAGAGCAAGCATGAACCGGGCAAGAAGGTCGTTCTCGGCGAAACGGTCCAGGATGGTGGCGTGCAGGAAGGAGTCCAGGTCCTAAAGCGTCTGGCGGCAAGCCCGCAGTGCGCTCACTTCATCTCGAATAAGATCGCGGTACGCTTCGCCGGGGACAATCCACCGCAGGCGATGGTCTCTCGCATGAGCGCTACCTTCCTTGAGACCCATGGAGACATTCGACGGGTTCTGATCGCCATGATCAATTCTCCAGAGTTCTTCCAATCCTCAAGCTATCGGTCGAAAGTAAAGACACCACAAGACTTCGTCATTTCTGCGGTTCGCGCTACGGATGCCGATGTGCAGAACCCCGCTTCGCTAGCGACAGCGATTGCGAACCTCGGACAGCCGATCTTTGGACACCAGACGCCGGACGGATATTCGATGAGCTCTGATGCGTGGAACTCGACGACCGCGCTCGTGAGTCGCATGAACTTCTCCGTGGCACTTGCCTCAAACCGCGTCCAAGGGGTCACGCTCGAGCTTTCCCAGATCCTCGGCCCTGACTACCTCAATCTGTCAGGGAAACAGAAACAGGATTTGATTGAGGCCCGCCTTCTGCACACAGAGGTCTCGCCGAAGACGGAAGCTCTGATCTCTCGGGAGGTCAACGCCTCGGCCGATGACCAACGCGCCCAGCTTCGTCAGGTCGCCCCCATCCGAGCGCAGATCCGATTCGGTAAAGGCAAGAATGCGATGCGAGGAGCAGTCGGCAACTTCAGAAACGGCGGCATGCTTTCGGATGGAAGCCTCGATCTTCCAGCCGCGCTCGCCACCGGGTTGGTTCTGGGCTCGCCGGAGTTTCAGCGTCGATAG